The following proteins are encoded in a genomic region of Gossypium hirsutum isolate 1008001.06 chromosome D05, Gossypium_hirsutum_v2.1, whole genome shotgun sequence:
- the LOC107905837 gene encoding probable LRR receptor-like serine/threonine-protein kinase At1g53440 codes for MVGLILPLGAVYKGVLLDGTIIAIKKLSSQSRQGDREFLNELGMISGLQHPNVVRLYGCCVEGTQLLLVYEYMENNSLAHALFGPQESQLILDWPSRQKICLDIAKGLAFLHEESSLTIVHRDIKTTNVLLDSNLNAKISDFGLAKFDEGENTHISTRIAGTIGYMAPEYALWGYLTYKADVYSFGIVAGKNNTKYRPEGDYVCLQDRALVLQQKGNLMELVDPRLGTQFNEEEAIRMAKVALLCTNSSPALRPTMSEVVNMLEGRALVPKLIMDPSIFAAESRFGALKDQFNQMQSRKSSEITTITQSSIYSSSTAWSGSSSTSVQHP; via the exons ATGGTTGGCTTGATTTTGCCTCTTGGAGCTGTCTACAAG GGTGTATTGCTTGATGGCACCATAATTGCGATTAAAAAACTTTCTTCACAATCAAGACAAGGAGACCGAGAATTTCTGAATGAACTAGGCATGATTTCAGGATTACAACACCCGAATGTTGTTAGATTGTATGGATGTTGCGTTGAGGGAACTCAGCTGTTATTGGTATATGAATACATGGAAAATAATAGCCTTGCACATGCTTTATTCG GTCCTCAAGAAAGCCAGCTGATATTGGACTGGCCTAGTAGGCAGAAAATTTGTCTTGACATAGCAAAAGGTCTAGCTTTCCTGCACGAAGAATCGAGTTTAACAATTGTACATCGAGACATCAAAACTACCAATGTGCTACTTGATAGCAATCTCAATGCTAAGATCTCCGACTTCGGTTTGGCCAAGTTTGATGAAGGGGAAAACACCCATATTAGCACTAGAATTGCTGGAACTAT AGGATACATGGCCCCAGAATATGCATTATGGGGCTATCTGACCTACAAGGCAGATGTTTATAGTTTCGGGATTGTTGCCGGGAAGAACAATACAAAATATCGACCAGAAGGCGATTATGTATGCCTTCAAGATCGG GCTCTAGTTTTGCAACAAAAGGGAAACTTAATGGAGTTGGTGGATCCAAGGTTGGGGACGCAGTTCAATGAAGAAGAGGCAATTAGGATGGCAAAGGTTGCTTTATTGTGCACTAATTCATCCCCAGCACTTAGACCGACCATGTCTGAAGTAGTAAACATGCTTGAAGGTCGAGCCCTTGTTCCTAAATTAATCATGGACCCAAGTATCTTTGCTGCTGAGTCGAGATTTGGAGCACTAAAAGACCAATTTAACCAAATGCAGTCTCGGAAGAGTAGTGAAATCACCACGATTACTCAATCATCAATATATTCAAGTTCAACAGCATGGTCTGGTTCCTCCTCAACGTCTGTTCAACATCCATGA
- the LOC121203579 gene encoding uncharacterized protein, which yields MGRVDQCPSTVKILFGYIIVTVLLVLICMEPNQVEAQVEPPYPPRYEVKALREIAAELGKKDWNFSENPCNNKSSWFTPPPLHGSRAVNNSTVTCNCSFTNAIL from the exons ATGGGAAGAGTTGATCAGTGTCCTTCAACCGTGAAGATACTCTTTGGGTACATCATTGTTACTGTCCTCTTGGTGCTCATTTGCATGGAACCAAACCAAGTTGAAGCCCAAGTGGAACCGCCTTATCCTCCCCGGTATGAAG TAAAAGCTCTTCGTGAGATAGCGGCAGAACTTGGAAAGAAGGATTGGAATTTCAGTGAGAATCCTTGCAACAATAAGTCAAGCTGGTTTACTCCACCGCCGCTACATGGCTCTCGTGCCGTCAACAACAGTACTGTCACCTGCAATTGCTCCTTCACCAATG CTATCTTGTAG